The window CGCGACCCGCCTCGACAGTGAAGGCTGCCTGTGCGTGGATTGGCAGGACGGCCACCAAAGCCGTTTCGACCCAGGCTGGCTGCGTGCCCATGCCTACGATGATCAGTCCAGGGCTGAACGCCTGGCGAGCAAGCCCAAGCGCCAGCTCTGGCGGCACGATCTGCAACTGCCGGTGTTCGATTACCAGGCACTGATGGACGACACCGATACGTTGTTGCAATGGTTGCTGGCGGTGCGCGACATCGGCCTGACCCAGGTGCGCGGCGTACCCACCGAACCCGGCTCGCTGAAACTGATCGCCCAGCAGATTTCGTTCATCCGCCAGAGCAACTTCGGCGTGCTGTTCAACGTGCAATCCAAGGCCGATGCCGACAGTAACGCCTACACCGCTTTCAACCTGCCACTGCACAGCGACCTGCCCACCCGGGAGCTGCAACCAGGATTACAGTTTCTGCATTGCCTGGTGAATGACGCCGACGGCGGCGAGAGCCTATTTGTCGACGGTTTCGCCATCGCCGAGGCGCTGCGCCAGGAAGACCCCGAGGCCTTTGCCGCGCTGTGTGAAATCCCGGTGGAGTTTCGCAACAAGGACCGCCACAGTGATTACCGCTGCCTGGCGCCCATTATCGCGCTGGATGCCCTGGGACAGGTCTCGGAGATCCGCATGGCGAACTTTCTGCGCGGGCCGTTCGACACCTCGGTCGAGCAGATGCCCAGGCTCTACCGTGCCTACCGCCGCTTCATAGCGCTGACTCGCGAGCCGCAGTTCCGCCTGATGCAAAGGCTTGAACCCGGCCAACTGTGGTGTTTCGACAACCGCCGTACCCTGCACGCCCGCAATGCCTTCGACCCGGCCACCGGAGCTCGACATTTCCAAGGGTGCTATGTGGATCGCGATGAGTTGCTGTCGAAGATTCTGGTGTTGCAACGGTAGACCGCGTCATCGTTCATCGCGAGCAGGCTCGCTCCCACAGACCTTGTGCACGA is drawn from Pseudomonas rhizophila and contains these coding sequences:
- a CDS encoding gamma-butyrobetaine dioxygenase; translated protein: MNTAAAFADFRRYPLICALTAVTPLTDRVQVTWADGRISPFHHQWLRDNCPCPQCVYTVTREQVLEIVDVPEDLAPGATRLDSEGCLCVDWQDGHQSRFDPGWLRAHAYDDQSRAERLASKPKRQLWRHDLQLPVFDYQALMDDTDTLLQWLLAVRDIGLTQVRGVPTEPGSLKLIAQQISFIRQSNFGVLFNVQSKADADSNAYTAFNLPLHSDLPTRELQPGLQFLHCLVNDADGGESLFVDGFAIAEALRQEDPEAFAALCEIPVEFRNKDRHSDYRCLAPIIALDALGQVSEIRMANFLRGPFDTSVEQMPRLYRAYRRFIALTREPQFRLMQRLEPGQLWCFDNRRTLHARNAFDPATGARHFQGCYVDRDELLSKILVLQR